The Panicum virgatum strain AP13 chromosome 6K, P.virgatum_v5, whole genome shotgun sequence nucleotide sequence gaggtgctggagtaGAAAGTGGGGAAGGAGGCGAAATAAGGCCCCGTTCGGGAGGGCTTCCAGAGAGggcggagctggagctggagctggcggAGCCACGTTTTGTGGCTCCACCGGCTCCGCCGAATCACCTTGCAAAACAGCTCCACCTCTCACAGTTCATCACCGTGAAGCGCTCCGCCCATTCGTCCGTTTGGCACGGCTCCTAGTGGAGGTATTGGCGGAGCCGCAGAaagagccctgccaaacgggcTCTAAGAGTGGGTAGGAGGAGATACTACTGAAGTGAGGAAGAGCCACCAAGGGCGGCATGGTGTCAGACAGAATTGGCAGCAGGTGCCAGGTGGTGGCATCTGGCAGCAGCTGAGGTCGAACTGACCTTAGGGCGTCTGCAATGGTAATAGCTAGTACTAGCTATGTAGTCTGCTGATGTGGAGGTGAGAGATAAAAGAAAAAACTATTTTAAACTGTTGGACCCACACATTCTTCTCACATGTTTTTGGGCTACGTGAAATAGACTAGCTATTTGCTTGTCGCTAGTGACTACTCTCTCTTCTACTTTTTCATTGCTACATCAGATCTAACTAGCTAAATAGCTAGCCATTGCAGATGCCCTTACCAAGGTGGCTTCCTAGCTGCTTAATCAGCAGACCAGGCACGCAGTGGCCATCAGCTGAGGCCCTAATCAGTCTGTGCACGTACAGCTTAGCATCTAGGCACCACCGATTTTTGAAACACTTCCATGCAAAGGCTAACATTGACAAACTCAGCTTGCAAAGGGCCCTATTATGGTTTTTTAATCATATTGTCATACAACGAGACATTGCTTGACCAGTATTTGTGTGGCATGCATTTCTTTGTAATGCTAGTTGCTTAATCAGTTGCCTGTTAACTTGTTTTGAAGATCGAAAGGTTGAAGGGTGCAATGACACAGATATATCAAAAGCTGCAGGTAAATCTTTATCAATACAGTTTTgtctcctctcctccctttATTCCTCGTGCTCATACCCTCGTCATGAGAAATTTCTGTTGTGCAGGATACGAAGGATTCGGCACCTCCTGGAATAAGGCACGACATGTCCCGGCTAGTAAAGCCCATGACTCAGGTCCTCACTGTTCCTTGCTTGTTTCAATTAGCATCTACACATAAGAGCCTTCTTTCAGCTCGCTCCATTGCCATATGACACAGAAAACAGTTGCATGCATCTTCCACAAGTGTTAGGGATGGGTATATTATATTGTAACAAATCCTTAATTACTCCCTTTGACATCTTCACTGAAGCCCAATACGCACCAGCAGCATCTAGCACTGACACCTTCTATGAATCTCTCCTTTTAATATGCTTATTAATTATTTCTGCAAAGTGTACGTGTTCCCATTGAAGTGCCGGCAATCTGACCCCTCGAGGTTGTTTCAGGCCACGGACGCTGCCTTCAACCATGATTTGGAACAGCAGCAAAGTTCGTCAGAGGCAAAGAACTAACCCCACGAGGCGACAAGTCTGGAGCAGAGAAGAGTGGCTGCTGCTGCGAGGACGTGTACTACGTGTATACCCCTTCCGCTTGGACCAGAACGTAGTACGTGGTCCCAGTGCCAGTCATCATCACAGAAGACGATGGCTGAACCAGCCAGCTAGTGTTACAGCGACTCTACAACCACAGTACAGTGCGACCAGCTCGGATGACATCTTCATTCATCTGCTATTCGCCTATTCTGCTGTCCCGTCCCGCCGTTACTAACCTACAAATAattccgcccccccccccccccccggcctaTCGTATCGGTTCTGCTTCGTCCGTCAAGCGACTGCTTCTGCCTCAGAGGCTGCAATGCAATTCTGTGGGTATGACTTGTAGCCTTTTAGGAGATTTGTCACATTTTCAGGGAAAGATCTATATTTTTATTGTATCATTCACAGTAAAGCACAGGGATTTTAACTGTTCATCATGACCAAAGGAGTACAACAGTGAAAAAGAAACACACATGCAATTAACAAGATGGCACCAAAAATAAATCAATGGGGGCGCTGAATTGCTAGAACACGATCGTCTCTAACCCCAGATGGGGCTAAAAGGTATATATGGTTGCTGCAAAAACTCTACTGCCGTCCAACTTTTCAACAGTATCCGTATGCAGTCCTGAACCAAACCATCGGTTCAGTCAATGCCTCCTCAGAGGCCCTCCTTGccgtcggcggcgcggagggagcCCAGCTGCACGGGCGCCTGGGTGGACACCACCTTGGAGGACCCGTACGCCGCGACGTCGACCccctgcgtcttctccttctcgaTCTGCTCCTTGATCCAGAAGTAGGTGAACCTCAGCCCGTCCTGCACACAAACTTACAGGTCCATCAGAAAATCATTTCTTCCAAAGTCAGCATCACTACACTAGCATATGGGCACGGCTTCCTGTCTACTTCAGAATTACTGCGATTTATCATCTATGCAAAGATATACAAAATATCTAGCAAGATAGCAACTTGCCTTGAGCTTCATGGTCGGGGCCCAGCCAAGCTTCTCCTTGATGAGGGTGTTGTCGGAGTTGCGCCCGCGGACCCCCTCGGGGCCAGGGATGTGGTGGATGGGCAGCTTCCTATCCTCGAAGCTCAGGACGATCTCGGCCATCTCGTTCATGCTCACCATCTCGTCGCTCCCGATGTTCACCGGCTCGCAGAAGTCAGACTTGGTCAACCTGGACAGAATCGGTATGAAATCATGTTGATTATTCCCCATTTCTTCACAGGCTACGCTGAGTTCGGTGTTTGGATGGTATGAGAAGAAGCAACATACCTCAGAACACCCTCGACACACTCGTCGATGAAAGTGAAGGATCGTGTCTGGAGTCCGTCGCCCCACATCTCAAACCTCTCGGTAGATGTCTGAGCCTTTCTGCAGAAGGCAGCAGGTGCCTTCTCACGACCACCTGTTGGAAGGGTAATATTACAAACAAACTGAGTTATATCGCCGTATTAATCCAGCTAATGTATGGCTCAGTCACTAGAGTATGATAGAATTTACCTTTCCATGTTCCAAAGGGGCCATAGATGTTGTGGAAACGCCCAATGCGGCACTCGATGCCAAAGTCCTTTGTGTAGTGCTTGCAGAGCTCCTCGGTTGCAAGCTTCTCCAAGCCATAGGCATCTTGAGGCTGCAAGGTAAGAGATCCAAGGAAATTAAAATTTCATTGTTCAACCATTGTCTCATCCGATTAACAGGAAAGAAAATGCCATCTTATTTCAGATGAACACACCTCAGCAGGCCAGGCATCAGATTCCTTCAAGCTCACATTTGTTTCAAGCTGCTTGAATTCAGGGTAAATGCATGCACTCGAGGCATAGAAGAACCTGCAAGTCCCAAAAGATACAAAATATTAGTCAATGAGTTGAAGAAATTATCATGTAAAGTTCAGACATAGTACTTGAAAGTAGGACAGGTGCTTTATAAACAGAAAACAGAAATAGTTCTAATATCACCAAAGTGCCatgtttcatttcctttttagtTTGGTCAATGTCAGTATCAACTTGACTACATGCAGATCTGAACTGGATACTAATGGAAAATTCACTGGCTGAAACAGTACCCAGAGCTTCCAAGACTAAAATGTAAAGAAATGCTGTTTATATGTAGTAGCCAGGCAAATTCGAATTGAATTCTGTCAACTAGATTATATATGCATGTTAAGAAATCATCCTTGAGGAGGCCGCTGCATTCTCCAGAGAAAATGGAGTGGCATACCTCTTCACACCATTGATGCGTGCAGCCTCAAGCATGTTGAAACTGATCATGGTGTTGTTGTACATGATGACAGAGTGGTTTGACTGGATGAACCCCATGCCACCCATATCAGCAGCAAGATTGAATACATGGTCGACGCCTTGGGTAACCTTGAGACAGTTGTCCATGACCCTGAGGTCAACAAGGTGGAACTCATGGCAGAACATGTCCTCTGTCATGTGCTCATTCTTCTTCCAGTCAGAGGCGATGATGTAATGGCCCTCACTCTTGAGACGGCGAGCAATGTGGGATCCAATGAAACCACCAGCCCCAGTAATCGAAATCCTCAGCTTCTCACTTGGCCAGTAGGGCTCCCTCTCCAGCTCAGCATAGGTGTACTCACCATAAGCGCTGACGGTCTTCTCGCTGCTCCCCATCTGTCATTCAACAGCATTTGAAGCAACAATCAGTACATAGAATAGCTGACTGAAGAATTAATCAATTTGTCTATTAATATTGATGGATCGAAACGTATAATTAGGATCGCAACAAACTTGCATTGATCCAATGGCCAAAAGAAGTATGATTGAATAGAATAGTCGGTGGGAAAAAATGGTACTCTATATGCTACAAACCACTGTATCGTGCCCATCAATTGGTAAGGTTCAGCTCATCAATCATCAATGTATCGTCAACGTGTCACATGTATTTCATAAAAAAACAAGGTAACACCAAATTGTAAGCCAATCATGGGTTGAGGGAACCTTTGCAGGAAGTCGTGCATGCAAGTGACAAATAAATATTATCAATAATGGGATCATGGAATCTGAATGCGCCCAGCGCTTAGGCTTCATTCTTAACTTGCCTAACTTCAGTACCATTGCAGATCTGGTTGACTTAAGGTGCAAGCATGGCCAGATGAACGAGAAAGATCAAGTAAACAGAGCACAAAGCTCattaataaacccatacatcaTATGAGGCTCTGAGAATGTGCAGAACACATCTGGAGGGTAAAATTCTAAGCCTTTTCTAGTTTCACCCCTGCCAGTAGCAGAGTAGCAATCCCAACCATTTCATGACCGAAAAAGAACAAGAAGACAGAGCACAGAGCTCATTAACACAACTAGATATCACAGGAGGCTATGAACATGCACAGACGCGTACAAAGGATGAAATTCTAAGCCTTTTGCCTCTGCTGTTGCCTACAGCAGAGCAGGGGCGCGCCCAGAACAAGACTCGGGAGTGCGCATGCACACCCgataatttttgaaaaaaaaatcgaatTTAGTAGGCATAATAAAAACATGCATAGACTTGTAATCATATCAGATCCGAACACAACTAGCCAGATAATCTTTCGAAAAAACAAGTGCAAATATCCAAATAGATTTTAAGTTAGGGATTGGGCGCTCCGGTTTCGCACAGCAGGAAGGGAAGACAAGTGGTGGGCGCACCTGGCGGGTtggtgctcgtcgccggcgaagaCCAGGTGGagagcggcggctgcgggcgtCGCCCAGTCGTCGTCGCCTTCGCCTAGGAGAGCGCGGGCGCGGGGTGGACGGGAGAAGAAAAGGCGAGGTAGGCCGGGTTCACGCTCTCTGAACTCTGAAGGCGGGTTTATTTATAGCGAGGACAGACCGAGGGCCAGCTCAGGGAGTTTCTTCACTTTTTTTTAGGAGGAAAAAAACCAGAAAAGAGAAGAGCCGATGACGAGATACAGGATTGATAAGATTTTTGTCACTTTTGGAAACGAAAAATCTTCGACCACTCGCGCCATCCTTTTTCCGATCCATCGCCTGCCTGTGATTTCAGGAATGGTTTTATTCCTATGCTTCCTAGACGTAAAAAAATAAGTAAAAAACTATACTTAATTACTTGTACAAATTGTCAGCCCCTTGATGTATTTGTTAGGGTGGTTTTTATATAGGGAACATATGTGGTGGAAACTAAACCACGacaaaaaaatcatctaaattcaccaaaaaattactcatgtagatgatatgatgatacattgaaatttgttatttttatatctcacaaaagaagccgagtttggacatgatattttacaagattatgtatcatcatatcatctacatgtgtgaatttttttatgaatttaGATGACATTTTTACTATGGTTTGCACAAGTTTTCACGAAGGTTGTGGTCTCCACCAGATAAAAGCATGTTTCCATAAAAGCTTCTAAACTGCTGCAACTCACTCATTCTTACGGTACATTTGATCAATTTTGACAGCTCGTGTAATCCGTAATGTCTTCATCTTAATCTCTTCATTCATAGGCGCCTCTTCACGGTCGCGGTCAGCGCCGATTAATCACGCACGTATTGTGTGACCGGGCGGATCGGTGCATGTGCAACGCAGGtgtttacttcaaaaaaaaattcctagaGTATCCGTCACAAcgaatcttcgaacacatgcatgatTTACTAAAttcaattgaaaaaaataactgattacatagtctaacttattagcacgagatgaatcttttaaacctaatcagtacataattggacattatttgtcaagtaacaacgtaATGTGCTACTGTACTCGGTCGAGTCGCATGGCCGTGGTTGGTAAACGGCAACAAACAACCATCTTGATGGGATCGAGCGTGATATCTAGCACGAAACAACACAATAACACGCGTGATCAGTCCTTAATTATCAAAGGAAAACAACATGGTTCGTACTATTTtatactccctctattccaaattataagtcactAGGTCCGTGCCTGTGAGTTGCAACGGGCAAAATAAATAACAACCCCAACAAATCATATTGTGCAAGAGCCTAACATATAAAAGCACACTTTTATAATTCTTAATCAATCTAAGTGATATATAAATGCACACTTTTATAATTCTCATAGTATTTTTTACAATCAAACTCCACCATTATTGAGTGAATTGGTCCGGTTTTGAAGCTAGGATGGTGAATTTTGAACAAGTACTTCCCTTGCGTCCATAATAAttcaataataataatagtaaaACAAATTTGGGGAGTAAGTGTAAGATTAGGATCAATTATTTTACAGTAAACAAAATTGACCCAAAATTTATCCCCTTTTATACGAGTAAAATGTATATCATCACAGTATACAAATGTCACAGGCTAACTGTGAGGATAACTGGAGCCTTATAAACATCTTAATGCTCTAAGAATCTGAACAACCAATTCGGTGCCGTGCCTTTGAATCAAAATAGAAACATTTGGGTTGCCTTTTCATTTCATTCTAATTGAGTAAATGATTAACCATATCTGTACACCTGATCACTCAGAACCATGCACATGTTCGAGAATTAAAGCATTCCAACTGCTGGGACTTGGCTTGATCTACAGATTCCAATGTACGGTTTGTTGAGCTGAAAAAAGGTATGTATAGGTTGGTTAGAATCATACAAGGTTACGTGATAAGTGAATTATTTCACTACGGCATGGAGTAGAATTATTTCACTAAGGCATGGAGTAAGTGTTACCTCTCCTAGGCTAGTAGACTTTTTCTTACAATGATGGAAAGTATTTGCCAATGCGCACAGTACCATCTGTCCGATTTCACACATAAGAATGAGATGCAGCAATGCAGCAGACTACAATTAACATAACAGGAAGAAGCAAAAGGAGTAACGAAGTTATGAAGGCTTCTAAAGAATTGTGACCTTACCTGTTGGTGTTGGGGAAGACACAGTATGCTATCTACTACTGCTAACTTGGATACCTTTGACTGCTAACTTGAATACCTTTGACAAGACTATATCCATATGGTCGAATAACAcctgtaaataaaaatattagGCCTCCGATGCTAAGATGATTAGGCACTAAATAAAATCGTGTCAAACAATTTGGACATGACCAAGAGAAAGTAAAGTTCACTGTGGGAAACTATTATACCAGTATAAGTAAATTTATACAGCTTATTTAGTAGAAGATAAAGAAACAATTGACAGCATTCAAGCCTAACGATGGTCATAATTCAAATTACTTTCAATCGAAGTACAAGACCAGATTTATGTAATCGTATAGATCACATAGATGGCCAATGACAATTTTATGACAAAAGCTGGCACCTCAAATTAGATTGTTATAGTTACGAACTATCAATCTAATTTTATGACATGTCTACCTAGAAAGGACTTATCAATTCCTGATGAACTGTGACAAGCAAAACTTACTATTGCTAATTCTTTATCAGAATCTTGTAGCCTTGCTTCAAGAACCTCCACGGCACTCCTAGAATTCACAATATAAGAATGTTATACTCTAAGGCTCGCATTACTGAGACAAGCAATCTTAAACAAACACCATTGATTTGacataaacaaaaatttatggATTTGTTACCCCTATGAACCATCTGCACATGGATTCCCAGAGCTCTGAATCTGCACCATCCAAGCATGAAATGCTCAAGGCATCAGGGGACCGTACACCGGGCTCCCTCTacctcatgaagaagcttcagGCTACTGCTGAACCCAGGAATGGTAGTCTGTCAGCAACTGCTCCCCCAGGACAGGGACAAGCTTGTCCAGTAGGCCTTGCATCAATCTGAAATAAAATTCAGTGCAAGTGTCATATCGAAGTAAGTTGGCATAAATTTGAGATGTGTTATGTTGTCTACTCGGTGAAGCGTCTAGGCAGGTTCTTTCAAATAAAACACAGGAGGAAAGGAAGAGCTGGATTCAGAGAAGTTTCCGTATGGCAAGACGAATCGATGGATCAAACAACGATAGCACGCGCGTACCCTGCACGACAGCATCTCGACGGTGCCGTCGGGGCGACGCGGAGCTCGAGCACCGGCACGACCTAGAAGCCCAGGACCCCGATGCAGCGGAGCACAGCCATGAAGATCCCgggctcgccccccccccccccccccccgactcaAGCGCGCCGGTATTGAGGAGGGACTCCATGGTGTCAAAGTGCCGCAGGAACTCGCCAACGTCGCCGCCGGAGACACCGGCCGGGAGCCGAACCCTctcccgccgcctcgccgacaACCACGCCCACCGTCCTTGCGCCCTCCTCGGCGCGACCTGTCCTACTTCGCATCGCCCTCGCCGCCACCATCAGCCTCGGCGTTGCTGCATATATATCTAGGAGGTtcggaggaggcgggggcgACGACGACGGAGGCCCCGACGGCTCGGAGGAGGCGGGCGGGGATCGACAGGCTGATGTGCAGTAGAGGGCGGCACAGCTGTGGATGTGGGCAATCGGAGGGAGACGACTGGTAGGCGCCGGATCtgggggcggcgacggcggcggctctgctcgaCTTCCGGTGtggggagagggaaggaaaaAAGGAGGAAGAGGCGCGCGGGACGCATGCCACGATGCAGGCGACGGCAGGCACAGGTCGACGGCCGGGGAGAGAGGGCCAACGACGGCGGAGAGCGGGGGGTCAAGGCGTTGAgcgctgcggcagcggcggctgggGCGTGGTCGCGTGGAGAGGGGTGGGTGTCGGGGCGGACCGAGGGGGAACGGGGAAGGCGGCGGGCTGTagcgagggagagggagagccggagagggagagggagagggagagggagggtctGTGAGAAGCTTTGCGTGGTGGGACTGTGAGAAGCGGGTCTGGAGGGCTCAGATCGCAGGAGAAGAGGATCGGGCGATCTGGATCCTCGGAGGCTTAACCAAAGAGGGGGCGCCGATGTAGACGAAAAAACGTCATcgttagctttttttttttcagtagcagagaagagatagagattccaagaattttggagagtcaaatttttttaaatttgatcaaatttatataacaatataataatatttatgataccattaagtatcattagattctttactagctatattttcatagtgcacatatttgatgtcataaatctttatatttttctatataattttgatcaaactttgagatggtttgactcttcaaaatttttagaatgacttataatttggaatggaggaaaTATTATTCAAGAAATTAGTAAGCAAAGGAGAAACACAATGCGCCATGTACTTTGCCATCGATCATGGTTTAGTTAAATTGTCCGGGGTGGCTTGTTAGCTACTCGCTATGTTCTAAAAATGTAGATCGTTTTGGCAAATTTAAATACACAATTTTTGCTACACACCTACGCGTACGCCATGTCTAaatgcatagcaaaatctataaaTCTAAATTTGacaaaacgacctataatttggaactgaGGGAGTATCGAGTTTCCTTTATAACGGGAAGAAAAGGGAGACAAACCCATGCTTACCTAGGGAGTATCTGAAATTCGGAGAAAtgttttgaatggaagaaatTCGGAGAAATCAAACGAGTACCAATTCGTCAAAGTGCATGCGGtgaagaagagaggaagaacaagTTACACATGTCTGTCCTATTAGCAACGACGAATCTCATCTCATCTCTTCAGACACGATGCGTAGGCCCACAGCGTAGTCCTCTGTAAGTTAAACGGGCCGACGGCCCAGCCCATCGCGCCTGAATCGCGCAagcctgctgctgcttcttcctgCTTCATTATCGCTCCGAAAGACGGCGACGGGCGAGCCGCCGAGcggcgagtggcggcggcgatggggcagggttaaccaaaccggtgggaaccgatTCGGTTTCGATTTGGGCCGGTATCAAATCGatctaaatttaaaattcaaaattcaaatttgaatttaaaaaaataaaaaattctaaaaatattttaaggtgcgacgaatttaatggtgtcaaattttctcaaaaatttgtccatttagtatagtttgcgggcatatgaagttaaataaaaaaaggaaaaaatgagccggcccattaaggcccaccgcatatggcgaccggtaaaccggtcaaaccggaaaACCACTTTTAAACCGTCGGATTTTTTGGTTAAAACACCGGtaaccggttagaccggaccggtaaaccgatcaaaccggtcggtataccgatcggaaccggttacacatgtgcttttgaatttggaaTTGAATTTAACCGATTTCCACTGGTTTtcgatcaaaccggtccggtaaactgCTACCGGAGGTCGGCGATTTGATCGGACCGGTCGGTTTTGTAAACCCTACCGGTAGGGTCGTTGGAGTTGGAGATCCGTGCCAGGTACAAGGACAAGACCGCGCTCAAGGAACCCATCACCCCGGGTGTCCTCCGCATGGTGCGTATCCCagctaagtttttttttttttgagttcaTCAGAGATCAGATATGTTCAGTTCCTATTCAGATGTGCTTGGTTGATCCCTGATCGTTAATTAAGCAAGATTAGCTTGGTCTGGTGTGGAACTAGGATTTGGTTTTTCTTACATTACTCTGATCTCTCTTGTAGATAGATAAAGAAACTATATACCAGGAGATCTTCACTTTTTACTTCTCGTTATTTTCTTTTTGGTCAGTTTTTGCTGCAAAACTAAACCACCGTTTGGCATCAGAAAGTTGCTGGGAGTATGGATTAATTGGATGCCAATATGCCATGTAGGAGATGAATGAGAGAATTCGATGCAGAAATTCATCACCAGCTGCGTTCAATTTGCTAAGCTAGCTAGGCTCCTTAgttttttttgggaaaattcgattcatgccaccacaactccgtgaaattgggtgtcatgttgaaaatcatgccactcaatggcatgattttcaacatgagatccaatttcaagaaattggagtagcatggatccaactaatctttttttttaggaAATCTACGGCAACCCTGAGGTTGCCTGAACTTTATTGCATTAAGAAGACAAATTTATAAGGTGATTTACAGGGGGCACAAAAGATCCTACAGAAGGGGGATAACGGGAAGAAGGTGACCTATCTATCTACCTAAAAACTAAGACAAAAATACATTTAAACAGGGAAAAAACTACACCAAGTTTCCAGCTTTAACCGGTACACCGAGGATGTGCATCTATTTGACCATAGTGAGAGATCTTCACTGCAGCGCCTAGAGATCGTCAGATTGGGTTCATCCTCATGCCAGAAATTTTTTGCATTTCTACACTTCCAAATATTCCAAAGAACACAGATGAGGACCATACTGCAAACCCGGGAATTACTCTCTAAAAGGAGACTTTCTGTCCAAAGCTGATCCGTTCCGAGAGAAACAGGGAGCGATGTGACATCTATTCCAATGGTCTCTTGAAGTGGGGATCTTGCCGTTGCTTCGCAGAACACGCTGGTCGTTGACGGATTCATTGAGCTGCACAGATGTCATCAGTGCCGAAAGTTCCATCAACTCTTGAGTTGATGTAGCAGTTTGGCGCGGGTGGAGGGAGAGCTGTAGTGTGGCGGTGGAAAAGACCCGCGCAACAGAGGCATTGGAGCACAAAGTATGTGAAAACAGAGCTGGGAACATATCCGTAAGAGTGTCCGATCCAAACCACAAGTCAACCTAGAAAACCGTCATTAGACCATTGCCAAGGagtgatggagagaataatggcttaaattcctccaaaccctagaagggtgggatatatagatcctatacatgggcctttagatgggcctctatacatgggcttaCATATACACCAGCACTCCCCCACAGTCTGAACTatcggcgcagcggtgttcaagactggacaacaagaaagccaacaccccctcCCGCAGTATGAACTACcgtcgcagcggtgttcaagactggacaaaaagagagtacaaagggcaaatacctcTATACATGGGTttacatatacaccaacatccCCCGGCaatctgaactaccggcgcagcggtgttcaagactggacaacaagaaagccaacacccccccgcagtctgaactactgtCATAccagtgttcaagactggacaagaagagaatacaaagggcaaataccctcCCCCCAgtcacaactagccacctgctatgTTGAGGTtagagcgaaactccgagaaggtcgaggagcaTAGTCCTTTGGTgcagatgtcagcaaactgggaggtagtcgggacatggagtacccgaacatcgccgatggcgaccctGTCGCCCACGAAGTGcgggtcgatctccacatgcttcgtccgctgatgctagacggggttggtggagagatacacggcactgatgttgtcgcagtagacgagcgtgctcttggcaagcgggctgtggagctccgccaagagttgtcatagccaggacgcctccgccacgccgttagcgacagcacggtactctgcctcggcactggagcgggagacaaccggctgcctcTTGGATGACCAgaagaccaggttgccgcccaagaagacggcgtagccggaagtggagcagTGAGTGTCCGGAcaaccagcccagtcagcgtcggtgtagataaccagctcagcagaggacgagtgctgaagaaccaggccgaggtccacagtgccaccgacatagcggaggagacgctttagcgtagcaaggtgtgactcccggggatcatgcatatggagacagacctgctgaacagcgtaggtgaggtccggcctggtgaaggtgaggtactgcaaagcgccgacCAGACTCCgataggcagtaggatcagccaccggat carries:
- the LOC120711419 gene encoding GDP-mannose 3,5-epimerase 1-like, which gives rise to MGSSEKTVSAYGEYTYAELEREPYWPSEKLRISITGAGGFIGSHIARRLKSEGHYIIASDWKKNEHMTEDMFCHEFHLVDLRVMDNCLKVTQGVDHVFNLAADMGGMGFIQSNHSVIMYNNTMISFNMLEAARINGVKRFFYASSACIYPEFKQLETNVSLKESDAWPAEPQDAYGLEKLATEELCKHYTKDFGIECRIGRFHNIYGPFGTWKGGREKAPAAFCRKAQTSTERFEMWGDGLQTRSFTFIDECVEGVLRLTKSDFCEPVNIGSDEMVSMNEMAEIVLSFEDRKLPIHHIPGPEGVRGRNSDNTLIKEKLGWAPTMKLKDGLRFTYFWIKEQIEKEKTQGVDVAAYGSSKVVSTQAPVQLGSLRAADGKEGL